CTTCTGTCTGCAAATGCTATGGCAGAGTGCCAAGGATCGCAAAATTTGCCGTCGCGGCAATCATTCGTAGCCTTCGCATCAAATAGCCACACAATTGCCGAATTGGAAAGAAATCAGCTAAGTAAGTGGGCTTCTGAAATGAACTCAAAATATCCAATTCAAAACTGGATCACCGTAATTGGCGGCGCCTCAAGAAATGAAATCGAACCTTATCAACTTGCAACAAAGCGCGCTTCCGCAGTGGCAAAAACCATCATAGATGACGGCTTGATAAACGCACCGATTCAGATAAATATGCAAATCAACCCAACTAATAGCACCACCGAATCAAGCGCGGAAACTCGTGAAGTTACCGTTCAAGTGAGTCCTGGATGCCCCAACAACTGCTGTGACGGCATGTAATCTCGCACTGCTGGCAATCACATCAATGATGCATGACGCACTCGGGCGGTGCGCCTATCGGGGCACACCACACGGTCCCAGACAACGCGCCGCCGCGCATCGCAAAATGAAAGCTCATCTCAAAGACATCGTCGGACGTACATGGGTCGCGCTCACGGTATCCGCATGCATTAGCATCGCGCCCGCATCGGCATGCACCATTGCGGAATCAATTCGAATCCCGCTACCGCTAAACAACACCGATTTTTCTAATTCTGACAGACTAAAAATTGCTGACGCTGCAATCGAGGCGAAGACGTGGCCGAACGTTGAAATTCAAGCCGTCGTCATATCCGGTGCTTATACGAAGGAACGGAACGGCGAACGCCTTAAAGACGAGCGCGCCAAAGTTGCGGCCGCATATCTAACGCAACTAGGAGTCAAGAGTGAAAACATCATCATCGAAAAAAAGACGTTCACTGATGACATGGTACGAAATAGCGATGGAACGCTAGACTTGTATCAGATCGATATCGAACTAGCCCCGCTTTGCCGGGGTGGATGTCAAAAGCTCTGTGACGACCCGCGCGTGACGCCGCGAAGCAGAATGATCCAGTGAAAGCCATCGACTCGCTCCCCCAACTCGAGCCCGACCTGCAGCATTTGCAACGGTTCTACTAGCGCCTCGGTCCACGCATTCTCCCGGTTGATGCCGTGAAATATGCTTTTCCCGAACCCGTCGCTCGGACCGATGCCCCCGCCTTGGCAAGACTTCGCCAATCGATCCGCAAAGCGCCCCGGAGAATTTCAACGGAAGAACGCCAAAGCAGGCACCTCAGCCCACCATGCTGGCGACAGTAGCCCAACGACATCCGCTGCCAGACCTCGGCACCCCTCACCGTCCAATCACTTCCCGATACAAAACCTGCTGAAAATCACCCCCAGCAGATCATCCGAAGTGAACTCCCCGGTAATCGCATTGAGCTGTTCCTGCGCGAGCCTCAACTCCTCGGCAAACAGATCGAGCGACTGCGCCCGTTGCTCCGCATGATCCGCCGCCTGTGCCAAATGCTCCTGCGCGGCCCGCAACGCGATCAGATGCCGCTCGCGCGCGAGATACACGCCCTCAGCCCCCGCCTGCCACCCTGCGATCCGCAGCAGCTCCGCGCGCAGCATGTCGATCCCGTCGCCGCGCTTGGCCGACAGGTGCACCTCGGTCAGATCCCCTGCCGCCACCGGATGCTCGACGCAAGCCGGCACGCCGGTCAGATCCGTCTTGTTCAGCACGCGCACCACCGGCACGCCGCCCGGAAACCGCGCCGCGATCGTCCCGTCATCCGGCGTCATCCCCGTGCGCGAGTCGAGCAGATGCAGCACGACATCCGCGCGCTCGATCTCGCTCCACGTGCGCGCAATCCCGATCCGCTCGACTTCGTCCTCCGTCTCGCGTAGCCCGGCCGTATCGATGATATGCAGCGGAATCCCTTCGACCTGGATCGTTTGCGCAACCTTGTCGCGCGTCGTCCCGGCGATCGGCGTGACGATCGCCAGCTCCGCGCCGGCCAGCGCATTCAGCAACGACGACTTGCCGACGTTCGGCTGCCCCGCGAGCACGACCGACAACCCTTCGCGCAACAGCGCGCCCTGCCTCGCGTCACCGAGCACGTGCACGAGCTGCGCGCGGATCTTCGCGAGCTTGCCGCGTGCGTCGGCCGCTTCCAGGAAATCGATCTCCTCTTCCGGAAAATCGAGCGTCGCCTCGACCAGCATCCGCAGCGTGATCACGTCGTCGACCAGCGCATGGATCTGCCGCGAGAACGCGCCGTCGAGCGAACGCCCGGCCGAACGCGCCGCGGCTTCGGTGCTCGCCTCGATCAGGTCGGCGACGGCCTCGGCCTGCGCGAGGTCGAGCTTGTCGTTCAGGAACGCGCGCCGCGTGAACTCGCCCGGCTCCGCGAGCCGCAGGCCGAAGCCCCGCCCCGCGTCCAGGCAGCGCTGCAGCAGCAGCTGCATCACGATCGGCCCGCCATGCCCCTGCAGCTCGAGCACGTGCTCGCCGGTGTACGAATGCGGCGCCGGGAAATACAGCGCGATCCCGCGGTCGAGCGGTGCGCCGTGCTCGTCGAGGAACGGCACGTAGCTCGCATGACGCGGCGCAAGCTTCTGCCCGCACAACGCGTCGATCAGCGGCAGCGCGGCCGCCTCGCCGCCGCGCCCGAACGACACGCGGACGACACCGATGCCACCCCGGCCAGCAGCAGTGGCAATGGCGACGATCGGATCGGAATCGGTAGCGAGCATGGGAATCGGATGAATCGGGTGATCAGGCAGTGAGTGGTGCGCCCGCGCAACAGTTCGGGCATCGGGACGCCGGCATTGTAGCGTGCCGGCCCACACGCCACCGGCCGCCACGCAGGATTCGGACTCGCCCGAATTTATCCCGACGGGGATAAGCCGGGTATCAGTTCAGCGCAATGTCACGGCGGCCGTTTCGGACAAGTATGCCTGCCGGAGCGGCCTTACGCTGCGTCCCTCAATTCCATCGCCCATCCCGGGCAAGGTCGGGATTCGTCTGAATGGGATATGTTTATCCCATATGGTTGTCTTAAGTGCGGCGGTGGAATTGCACAATCTCCCCCATGCCGACATCCGAAGAAAAAGCCGCGTTCTCGGAACGCCTGAAATTCGCCCTGCGGCGCAGCCCGGAGAAGGTCGCCGGCGCGACGGAACTTGCGAACCGATTCAATCTGCGCCACCGCGGAGCGCATCCCGTTTCTCCGCAAACCGCGCACAAATGGCTGACGGGCCGCACGATTCCGACGTCGGACAAACTCGAAACGCTCGCCGAATGGCTGCGCGTCGAACAGCACTGGCTACATTACGGCCCGTCGCCGAGCGTGATCGAACACCCGACGCCGCAACCGTTGCCGCGCGACGAACGCTATCCGCCGACGCCCGAGACGATCGAACTCGCATCGAAGATCGAGGCACTGTCGCCGCATCAGCGCTACCTCGTCCAGGAACTGATCGAACAGTTCTACGGCGAACCGA
The nucleotide sequence above comes from Burkholderia pyrrocinia. Encoded proteins:
- a CDS encoding OmpA family protein, with product MKILTISLTASISASSLLSANAMAECQGSQNLPSRQSFVAFASNSHTIAELERNQLSKWASEMNSKYPIQNWITVIGGASRNEIEPYQLATKRASAVAKTIIDDGLINAPIQINMQINPTNSTTESSAETREVTVQVSPGCPNNCCDGM
- the mnmE gene encoding tRNA uridine-5-carboxymethylaminomethyl(34) synthesis GTPase MnmE, which encodes MLATDSDPIVAIATAAGRGGIGVVRVSFGRGGEAAALPLIDALCGQKLAPRHASYVPFLDEHGAPLDRGIALYFPAPHSYTGEHVLELQGHGGPIVMQLLLQRCLDAGRGFGLRLAEPGEFTRRAFLNDKLDLAQAEAVADLIEASTEAAARSAGRSLDGAFSRQIHALVDDVITLRMLVEATLDFPEEEIDFLEAADARGKLAKIRAQLVHVLGDARQGALLREGLSVVLAGQPNVGKSSLLNALAGAELAIVTPIAGTTRDKVAQTIQVEGIPLHIIDTAGLRETEDEVERIGIARTWSEIERADVVLHLLDSRTGMTPDDGTIAARFPGGVPVVRVLNKTDLTGVPACVEHPVAAGDLTEVHLSAKRGDGIDMLRAELLRIAGWQAGAEGVYLARERHLIALRAAQEHLAQAADHAEQRAQSLDLFAEELRLAQEQLNAITGEFTSDDLLGVIFSRFCIGK
- a CDS encoding transcriptional regulator, translating into MPTSEEKAAFSERLKFALRRSPEKVAGATELANRFNLRHRGAHPVSPQTAHKWLTGRTIPTSDKLETLAEWLRVEQHWLHYGPSPSVIEHPTPQPLPRDERYPPTPETIELASKIEALSPHQRYLVQELIEQFYGEPKVEAKKA